CAACAACTAAAACTAAGACTAATAGAAATCCCCTCTTCTTCACTCTACTTTTGGGTTTAGATGGTTAGAAAACCGATTGAAGCCCTACAACCTAACATTTACAGATTGCAAATGCTACGGATGTCGCCAATAATTTGACCGGCAAAAGCATCTGCTTCAGCTACAGTAGGAGCCTCTGAGTAAATACGAATAATTGGTTCTGTATTCGACTTACGCAGGTGTACCCAACGATTATCGATATCAATGCGAACTCCATCAATGTCGTTGATCTGACAATCTGCATACTTTGCCTTCATTTTGAGTAGCACATCATCAACATCTATTGCAGGTGTAAGCTCTATCTTATTTTTTGATATGTGGTAAGATGGATATGTCTTACGAAGTTCCAAACAAGTTTTGCCACTCTTTGCCAGGTGTGTAAGGAAAATAGCAACACCTACAAGAGCATCGCGACCGTAATGACTTTCAGGATAAATAACCCCTCCATTACCTTCTCCACCGATAACAGCACCAACCTCTTTCATCTTTGCCACAACGTTTACCTCACCAACTGCCGATGCTGCATATTCTACACCATGCTTAATGGCAATATCCTTAAGCGCTCTCGACGACGAAAGGTTAGATACAACATTACCCTTGGTAATTGAAAGTAGATAATCGGCAACAGCAACAAGGGTGTACTCCTCTCCAAACATAGATCCATCTTCACAAACAAAAGCAAGACGATCAACATCGGGGTCAACAACAATTCCTAAATCAGCCTTTTCTTTAACAACTAGTTGGGCAATGTCCACTAAGTGTTCAGGAAGTGGTTCGGGGTTATGAGGAAACTGTCCATTAGGCTCGCAGTATAACTTTACCACTTCAACTCCCATTCTCTCGAGCAATTCTGGGATAACGACACCACCTACAGAGTTAACAGCATCAACTACCACTCTTAACTTTGCTTTTTTCACGGCATCAATATCAACTGCTTTAAGAGCAAGAACAGAGTCTATATGCTTTTGGCTAAAAGAGGCTTGTTTTACTACTTTTCCCAAGTCGTCTACCTCTGCAAAGAAGAAAGAATCGCTCTCCGCAATGGACAGAATACGTTTACCATCGGCATCTGAAAGGAATTCTCCCTTACTATTAAGCAACTTCAATGCATTCCACTGCTTAGGATTGTGGCTTGCTGTAAGAATAATTCCACCGTCAGCCTCTTCCATAGTAACGGCAACCTCTACCGTTGGCGTAGTTGCTAAGTCAGCATCAACCACATTTACGCCACAACCCATTAAAGTACCAACTACCAAATTGCTAACCATTGGTCCCGAAATACGTGCATCGCGACCGACAACAACCTTAAGGACATCCTTCTTTGTTGATTCTTTTAACCATTGGGCATACGCAGTAGTAAACTTCACTACATCAATAGGGCTTAAACCACTACCAGGCTTTCCTCCTATTGTACCTCTTATTCCTGAAATAGACTTTATTAATGCCATCGAAAAACGTGTTAGAGTGATAAAAAATTGATGTTAGAGTTTGAACTGGTAAATATAGCAAAGTCATCTTTACCCTATCCCCAACCGTTCACCCTTAACATACCTTAATAGTATATATTTAGAAAAGAAGGTGTACATTTCCCCATGAAAAAAACACTACTTTTGTAGGTAAGGAATTCGCAGAGAATGCGAGAAAAACAATCTTAATTCGCTACCAGAATGGAAAATGAATTTTACGAAGAAAGCCCCGAGAAGTCTACGCGCAGAAGCTTCGACAACGAATCGGGCGAGTCTTTCCAAGAAAAACAAAATGAGAAACCTAAAAGAACCATTTCCGATCCAAACAGAGGAGTATTTGAAAGGAAGGTAGATTTCAACCCAAACAGAGAAAGAAACTTTGACCGCGACGACCGTGGTGGAGATCGTAGTGGTTTCAACCGCGAGCGCAACTTCAACCGTGATGACCGTGGTGGAGATCGTGGTGGATTCAACCGTGAGCGCAGCTTCAACCGCGATGACCGTGGTGGAGATCGTGGTGGTTTCAACCGCGAGCGCAACTTCAACCGCGACGACCGTGGTGGAGATCGTGGTGGTTTCAACCGTGAGCGCAGCTTCAACCGCGATGACCGTGGTGGAGATCGTGGTGGTTTCAACCGTGAGCGCAGCTTCAACCGCGACGACCGTGATGGAGATCGTGGTGGTTTCAACCGTGAGCGCAGTTTCAACCGCGACGACCGTGATGGAGATCGTGGTGGTTTCAACCGTGAGCGCAGCTTCAACCGCGACGACCGTGGTGGAGATCGCGGTGGGTTTAACCGCGAGCGCAGCTTCAACCGCGATGACCGTGGTGGAGATCGCGGAGGTTTTAACCGTGAGCGCAGCTTCAACCGCGACGACCGTGGTGGAGATCGTGGTGGTTTCTACTCCCCATTTGAGAAGAAAAAAAGCTACGGCGGAGATTTCAACGATCGAAATGATAACAGCAATCGCACCCTTCGTCCACGTAAAAGCCGTGGGGAAGAGTTTGATCGTCCAAAAATTGGTGCTGGATTAGGTCCAAAATACGTAGAGGAGCCTATTGATCCAGAAGCAGAAATCCGCTTGAACAAGTATATCGCCAACTCTGGTGTTTGCTCACGTCGTGAAGCCGACAACCACATCACAGCAGGTGAAATTACAGTTAATGGAGAAGTAGTAACAACCCTTGGTACCAAGATTAAGATGGGTGATGAGGTTCAATTTAACGGAACCATCATCAAAGGAGAAAAGAAGGTTTACCTCATTCTCAACAAGCCTAAAGGATATGTTACCTCTGTAGATGATCCCCACGCCGAAAAAACGGTAATGGAGCTTATTAAAGGAGCCTGCAACGAGCGCATTTACCCTGTTGGTCGCCTAGACAAATCGACTACAGGCGTTCTTCTCCTCACCAACGATGGAGAACTTACCAAAACGCTTACTCACCCTACCTATAACAAGAAAAAAATCTACCACGTGTTCCTCGATAAGAGAATAAGCGAGGAAGATATGGAGCGTATTGCTACTGGAGTAGACTTAGACGATGGTGTAGCTTATGCTGATGCCATTAGCTACGTTGACGGCAGCGACAAATCGCAGGTAGGCGTTGAAATTCACTCTGGCAAAAACAGAATTATCCGCCGCTTATTCGACACCATCGGATATAAGGTAATAAAGTTGGATAGAGTTTACTTCGCAGGATTAACCAAGAAGGGACTTCCTAAAGGAAGATGGCGTTTCCTAACTCAACGCGAGGTTGGAATGCTCAAGATGGGATCTTACGAATAGTAAGTTTTCGTCACCTAAAAAATAAAAAGAGAGGATGGTTCACACCATTCTCTCTTCTTTTTGGGCACTAGCCTAAAAAGCTGGCTGCTCGCCGGAAGACATGCTTAAAGCCTCCATCAACAGCATCGCCTATAGTAGGCTTCCCAATAATTGGAAACGGTTGCTCGTGCGAGTGGGGAAAAGCAAAATCCACCATCTCAATATTTTTACTGCCAATGCTTCTAAAGAAGGATGACACTCCCGTAGGTGGGATCACCTTATCTTTTAAAAGCGAGATGGCATACACCTGTCCTTTAAATTTCGAAAACATATCGCATCGAAAATCTTTTAGCCTATCCATGTTGAGCATTGAGCGAAAAGCCATAGCAAATCGGTTATCCGCTATAAACACCCCCAGCCGTGTCTGACGAGCAGATTCTTTTTCAAACTCATCATTGTAGTAGCTGAAAATTTTACTAAAGGATGCCTCGTCCATTATCATCTTAGAAACGCCATTCATGTCGTTAAAAAAGGCACCGCCGCAGAACATGAAAAGTCTTGAATTCGAGACAATGTCGTTTGGGTTGGCAATAAAAAGTATCTGGGAAAGAAATGCCCCAATTGAGTAAGCAAAAAAGTCAACTTGGGCATCACCCTTAACGTACGGAATGCTCCCCATTTGAATTTGTTCTAGCAGGCTAACGAGATCGATTGCGCTCTGATAGCCCGATGTAAAAAACCTCAATGGGTCGGACAGCAACCTCCGGCTAAGCGCGATGTTAACAAACGAGGAACTATCGGCTTTGCCATACCTCTGGTTGCAGTCGTTGAGCACCGAAAGCATCGCCCGAGGGTCTGCCCATTCCTTGGGAGCCCTATTTATATGGTACGATATTGGAAATAAAATAACCGCGCTATTGGTAGACCTTGCAAGCTCATCCGCCCAGGGCATGTACTTCATCCAGCTGCGCTCGTTTAGCCCATGCAGCAGCACGATTACCTTATCGTACTTTTTTTCGCCGTTGGGCAAAAAAATGGGGTAGGTGAAGTTGCCGTTTATATCATCGGAATCGGACAAAACGTCCTCCTCCTTGTTAGCGTTTAGCAAAACATCGGGATGGTTTGGCAGCTGAAACCGCTCGATCTTGCCGGAATGGAAGCTTAGGGTGCGAATTTTAAGATCGGCATTAGCAAAATCAACGTTTCCGTTGACTAGGATGTCAATTTTCTTGAAACTATCTAAAGCACTCGTGTACCCCATATCGCTGACGATTAATTTACTAGTTGCAAAGGTAAGGCATCGGTAAGCATCCGTCAACTTTATGGGCTGACGGCAAGGCGGCTGGGGCAAAATTGGGGATATAGGGGTAAGATTGCCGAATATGGGGTGAAATTACAGGAACAATGAGCGTGCTTCTCCCGTATTTTGTATTTATGCCCGAGAAAAATTACATTTGCTAGACAGAGAATAGAAGGCAATACCGATGGTGGATCTACAAAAAACGATACCAAGCTATATTACCGACAAAGGGAATATTGTTAGACTAATATTCTTTACGGCAGCTTTTGCTCTTGTGTTCATCAACATTTACTCTCCTTTTGGAGTAGAGACCTGGTACAACGTTACCCCGCTGCAGCTATTCTTCTACTCCAGCTTGGTTATCCTTACAGGGGTGCTCGTGGTTGTTGCAAGCCGCGTGCTCATGTACCAGATAAGCAAAGCGAGAACGCTGCTGCTGTGGCAGTACCTGCTGTGGATTTTGGCTGAGATAATCTTCATGGCGCTATTCTACACCCTGTACGAATCGGTAATTCTGCACGAGAAAAGGGGCATCCTCGAGCTAGCCAAAGTCTCAATTCAAAATACGGCGCTCATCATTCTGCTCCCCTACTCGGTTCTTTGGTTGTACTTTTCGTGGAAGGAGAATAAGGATAAGCTGGAGGCGCTTATTCAGGGTGACGCCCCCTACGATGCCACCAAGATGGTTGCGTTTCACGATGAAAAGGGGATTCTACGGCTCTCGCTGAAGGCCGAGAACCTTATCTACATAGAGGCGGCCGACAACTACGTAAACATACACTACTACAACAAGGGGAAGGTGTCGAAGTTTATGCTCCGCAACTCGCTAAAGAGGCTAGAGGAGATGTTTGCCAGCTCCGAGATGGTGCG
This window of the uncultured Acetobacteroides sp. genome carries:
- the glmM gene encoding phosphoglucosamine mutase; the encoded protein is MALIKSISGIRGTIGGKPGSGLSPIDVVKFTTAYAQWLKESTKKDVLKVVVGRDARISGPMVSNLVVGTLMGCGVNVVDADLATTPTVEVAVTMEEADGGIILTASHNPKQWNALKLLNSKGEFLSDADGKRILSIAESDSFFFAEVDDLGKVVKQASFSQKHIDSVLALKAVDIDAVKKAKLRVVVDAVNSVGGVVIPELLERMGVEVVKLYCEPNGQFPHNPEPLPEHLVDIAQLVVKEKADLGIVVDPDVDRLAFVCEDGSMFGEEYTLVAVADYLLSITKGNVVSNLSSSRALKDIAIKHGVEYAASAVGEVNVVAKMKEVGAVIGGEGNGGVIYPESHYGRDALVGVAIFLTHLAKSGKTCLELRKTYPSYHISKNKIELTPAIDVDDVLLKMKAKYADCQINDIDGVRIDIDNRWVHLRKSNTEPIIRIYSEAPTVAEADAFAGQIIGDIRSICNL
- a CDS encoding pseudouridine synthase, giving the protein MENEFYEESPEKSTRRSFDNESGESFQEKQNEKPKRTISDPNRGVFERKVDFNPNRERNFDRDDRGGDRSGFNRERNFNRDDRGGDRGGFNRERSFNRDDRGGDRGGFNRERNFNRDDRGGDRGGFNRERSFNRDDRGGDRGGFNRERSFNRDDRDGDRGGFNRERSFNRDDRDGDRGGFNRERSFNRDDRGGDRGGFNRERSFNRDDRGGDRGGFNRERSFNRDDRGGDRGGFYSPFEKKKSYGGDFNDRNDNSNRTLRPRKSRGEEFDRPKIGAGLGPKYVEEPIDPEAEIRLNKYIANSGVCSRREADNHITAGEITVNGEVVTTLGTKIKMGDEVQFNGTIIKGEKKVYLILNKPKGYVTSVDDPHAEKTVMELIKGACNERIYPVGRLDKSTTGVLLLTNDGELTKTLTHPTYNKKKIYHVFLDKRISEEDMERIATGVDLDDGVAYADAISYVDGSDKSQVGVEIHSGKNRIIRRLFDTIGYKVIKLDRVYFAGLTKKGLPKGRWRFLTQREVGMLKMGSYE
- a CDS encoding DUF6051 family protein is translated as MGYTSALDSFKKIDILVNGNVDFANADLKIRTLSFHSGKIERFQLPNHPDVLLNANKEEDVLSDSDDINGNFTYPIFLPNGEKKYDKVIVLLHGLNERSWMKYMPWADELARSTNSAVILFPISYHINRAPKEWADPRAMLSVLNDCNQRYGKADSSSFVNIALSRRLLSDPLRFFTSGYQSAIDLVSLLEQIQMGSIPYVKGDAQVDFFAYSIGAFLSQILFIANPNDIVSNSRLFMFCGGAFFNDMNGVSKMIMDEASFSKIFSYYNDEFEKESARQTRLGVFIADNRFAMAFRSMLNMDRLKDFRCDMFSKFKGQVYAISLLKDKVIPPTGVSSFFRSIGSKNIEMVDFAFPHSHEQPFPIIGKPTIGDAVDGGFKHVFRRAASFLG
- a CDS encoding LytTR family DNA-binding domain-containing protein, with amino-acid sequence MVDLQKTIPSYITDKGNIVRLIFFTAAFALVFINIYSPFGVETWYNVTPLQLFFYSSLVILTGVLVVVASRVLMYQISKARTLLLWQYLLWILAEIIFMALFYTLYESVILHEKRGILELAKVSIQNTALIILLPYSVLWLYFSWKENKDKLEALIQGDAPYDATKMVAFHDEKGILRLSLKAENLIYIEAADNYVNIHYYNKGKVSKFMLRNSLKRLEEMFASSEMVRCHRSYMVNFGKVKIIRKDKDGLRLELDVPNAQDLPVSKSYVESVMATFGKYCR